From Chryseobacterium sp. H1D6B, a single genomic window includes:
- a CDS encoding serine hydrolase: MKILKYVIGGIAATAVLSYLLGYDYLFSGISKTYLKGKSSAFIDDGDLFPSHIIASEIPVLWEEDSEYNKKELSKTLVDDLIQSDTASFVVIRDGKLLHEQYWNGYNQLSKTNSFSMAKAVTVMLLGKALEEGKIKNINEKLSEFYSEFKDKEFGNKVTLKNLAQMEAGLDWDEDYKNPLLPNAKAYYGRSLAKAVFSRDFKEEPGKRYEYQSGSTQLLGFALKKALNQSLASYLSEKFWTPLGMEQNATWSTDNNGMEKTYCCIHSNARDFAKLGQLFLDDGKVGDVQVLNQDFMNEMRTPTQNSEEIYGMGLWINNDNPIKHYYFLGLQGQYIIMVPEHKMVIVRTGSYTNSPKNDRGRPDQVRLIVNETVDTFQ; this comes from the coding sequence ATGAAAATATTAAAGTATGTTATAGGAGGAATAGCCGCTACAGCTGTTCTTTCTTATCTTTTGGGGTATGATTATTTATTCAGCGGAATTTCTAAAACGTATTTAAAAGGAAAATCAAGCGCATTTATTGATGACGGAGATCTCTTTCCCAGCCATATTATCGCTTCGGAAATCCCAGTATTATGGGAGGAAGATTCAGAATACAATAAAAAAGAGCTGTCTAAAACTTTAGTTGACGATTTAATTCAATCAGATACAGCCTCTTTCGTTGTCATTAGAGACGGAAAATTACTTCATGAACAGTATTGGAACGGCTACAACCAGCTTTCTAAGACCAATTCTTTTTCTATGGCCAAAGCAGTTACTGTTATGCTTTTAGGAAAAGCTCTGGAGGAAGGGAAAATTAAAAACATCAATGAGAAGCTTTCCGAATTTTACAGTGAATTTAAAGACAAAGAGTTTGGAAATAAAGTCACTTTAAAAAACTTAGCACAGATGGAAGCGGGTCTAGATTGGGACGAGGACTATAAAAACCCGCTCTTACCGAATGCTAAAGCCTATTATGGAAGAAGTCTGGCAAAAGCAGTTTTCTCAAGAGACTTTAAAGAAGAACCTGGAAAAAGATATGAATATCAAAGCGGCTCAACACAGCTGTTGGGCTTTGCATTAAAAAAAGCCTTGAATCAGTCTTTAGCAAGCTATTTGTCAGAAAAATTCTGGACTCCTCTTGGAATGGAGCAGAACGCAACATGGAGTACAGACAACAACGGCATGGAGAAAACCTACTGCTGTATTCATTCCAATGCAAGGGATTTTGCAAAGTTGGGACAGCTATTTTTAGATGACGGAAAAGTTGGTGATGTGCAGGTTTTAAATCAGGATTTTATGAATGAAATGAGAACTCCAACCCAAAATTCTGAGGAGATCTATGGAATGGGACTTTGGATCAATAATGACAATCCCATAAAACATTATTATTTTTTAGGTCTTCAGGGGCAGTATATTATCATGGTTCCGGAACACAAAATGGTCATTGTAAGAACAGGAAGCTACACCAATTCTCCCAAAAATGACCGTGGAAGACCAGATCAGGTAAGGCTTATTGTGAATGAAACTGTAGACACTTTTCAATGA
- a CDS encoding glycine--tRNA ligase yields MTKQEDVFKKVVSHAKEYGFIFPSSEIYDGLSAVYDYGQNGTELKNNIKQYWWKAMVQLNENIVGIDTAILMHPTIWKASGHVDAFNDPLIDNKDSKKRFRADVLIEDYCAKIEDKENKEIEKAAKRFGDTFDKAQFEATNPKILEYRAKRASILARLAKSLENEDLGDVKALIEELEIADPDTGSKNWTDVRQFNLMFGTKLGASAESAMDLYLRPETAQGIFVNFLNVQKTSRHKLPFGIAQIGKAFRNEIVARQFIFRMREFEQMEMQFFVAPGTELDFYEQWKTKRLNWHLALGLGDENYRFHDHEKLAHYANAAADIEFNFPFGFKELEGIHSRTDFDLNAHEKHSGRKLQYFDPERNENYVPYVVETSVGLDRLFLAIFSNSLKDEVLEDGSERTVLSLPPALAPVKAAILPLMKKDGMSEYAQKVFNDLKYDFNVYYEEKDAIGKRYRRQDAIGTPYCITIDQDSLVDNTVTIRDRDTMKQERVPVSELRRIIDEKTSFRNLLSKI; encoded by the coding sequence ATGACAAAGCAAGAAGATGTTTTCAAGAAAGTGGTTTCCCACGCTAAAGAATATGGTTTTATTTTTCCTTCAAGCGAAATATACGATGGTTTATCCGCGGTATATGATTATGGGCAGAATGGTACTGAACTAAAAAACAACATCAAACAGTATTGGTGGAAAGCTATGGTACAGCTTAACGAAAATATTGTGGGTATTGATACCGCAATTCTAATGCACCCTACTATCTGGAAAGCTTCAGGACACGTAGATGCATTCAATGATCCGTTGATTGACAACAAAGATTCTAAAAAACGTTTCAGAGCAGATGTTCTAATTGAAGATTATTGTGCTAAAATTGAAGACAAAGAAAATAAAGAAATAGAAAAAGCGGCTAAAAGATTCGGCGACACTTTTGACAAAGCACAATTTGAAGCTACGAATCCTAAAATCTTAGAATACCGTGCTAAAAGAGCTTCCATTCTTGCAAGACTTGCTAAATCTTTAGAAAATGAAGATCTTGGTGATGTAAAAGCCTTAATTGAAGAGCTTGAAATCGCTGATCCTGATACTGGGTCTAAAAACTGGACGGATGTAAGACAGTTTAACCTGATGTTCGGAACTAAATTAGGAGCTTCTGCAGAAAGCGCTATGGATCTTTATCTGAGACCAGAAACAGCGCAGGGTATCTTCGTAAACTTCTTGAATGTTCAAAAAACATCCCGTCATAAACTTCCTTTTGGTATTGCACAGATCGGAAAAGCATTCAGAAATGAAATCGTTGCTAGACAGTTTATTTTCAGAATGCGTGAATTCGAGCAAATGGAGATGCAGTTCTTCGTTGCTCCGGGAACAGAACTTGATTTTTACGAACAGTGGAAGACAAAACGTCTGAACTGGCACCTAGCTCTTGGATTGGGTGATGAAAATTACAGATTCCATGATCATGAAAAATTAGCACATTATGCTAATGCGGCGGCGGATATTGAATTTAATTTCCCATTCGGATTTAAAGAACTGGAAGGTATCCACTCCAGAACAGATTTCGATTTAAATGCCCACGAAAAGCATTCAGGAAGAAAATTACAGTATTTCGATCCTGAAAGAAATGAAAATTACGTTCCTTATGTAGTAGAAACATCTGTAGGTTTAGACAGGTTATTCCTTGCTATATTTTCTAACAGCTTAAAAGATGAAGTATTAGAAGACGGGTCAGAAAGAACAGTTTTATCTCTTCCACCAGCTTTAGCTCCGGTAAAAGCAGCGATTCTTCCATTAATGAAAAAAGATGGTATGAGTGAATATGCACAAAAAGTCTTTAATGACCTGAAATATGATTTCAATGTATATTACGAAGAAAAAGATGCTATTGGAAAACGTTACAGAAGACAGGATGCCATCGGTACTCCTTACTGTATTACGATAGATCAAGACTCGCTTGTAGACAATACTGTTACGATTAGAGACAGAGACACGATGAAACAGGAAAGAGTTCCGGTTTCAGAATTAAGAAGAATAATTGATGAAAAGACGAGTTTTAGAAACTTACTTTCAAAAATATAA
- a CDS encoding Y-family DNA polymerase, producing MYALVDCNNFFVSCERTLDPSLENKPVVVLSNNDGCVVSRSREAQELGIPMAAPVFKYKELFKEHDVKSFSAKFELYNFKSQEVMAIAKSYVVNYEIYSIDELFLDLKGFKYINIYDYCLEIRNEIQEKSKIPVSIGIAPTKTLCKVANRIVKKYPEKFEGVYILDTPEKIEKALKWLDIEDVWGIGWKLGIKMRDNGVYKAWDLLQKPEMWVRKIMGIHGIRMINELKGIPQLELAAPSPKKSIAVTRSFMEMLTKKDEVRERVETFGMYCSERLRKQNTCCKVVTVFVQTNRFRKDLPEYKKAVSQVLPNPTNSSIVIGRAVNELFEAVYKEGFHYKKAGVMVNDFVPENERLISLFEVDTQNQHLPVMKAMDELNKKFGKDKVRLGSMSGKNTFGRAKISPEYEAFLKNNTLPEANFRFH from the coding sequence ATGTATGCCTTAGTAGACTGCAATAATTTCTTTGTTTCCTGCGAAAGGACTTTGGATCCGTCACTTGAAAACAAACCCGTTGTGGTGCTTTCCAACAACGATGGATGTGTTGTGTCTAGAAGCAGAGAAGCGCAGGAACTTGGCATTCCGATGGCCGCTCCGGTATTTAAATATAAAGAGCTTTTTAAAGAACATGATGTAAAAAGTTTTTCGGCAAAATTTGAACTGTATAATTTCAAAAGCCAGGAGGTTATGGCTATTGCAAAATCATATGTTGTTAATTATGAGATTTATAGCATAGATGAACTTTTTTTAGATTTAAAAGGATTTAAATACATTAATATTTATGATTACTGTCTTGAGATCCGAAATGAAATTCAGGAGAAGTCTAAAATTCCTGTCAGTATAGGAATTGCACCTACAAAAACACTGTGCAAAGTAGCCAACAGGATTGTAAAGAAATATCCTGAAAAATTTGAAGGTGTTTATATTTTAGATACTCCAGAAAAAATAGAAAAAGCATTAAAATGGCTTGATATAGAAGATGTCTGGGGAATAGGCTGGAAGCTGGGTATAAAAATGCGCGACAATGGAGTTTATAAAGCTTGGGATCTGCTTCAAAAACCTGAAATGTGGGTAAGGAAAATTATGGGAATCCACGGAATAAGAATGATTAATGAACTGAAAGGAATCCCTCAGCTTGAACTTGCTGCGCCTTCTCCAAAAAAATCTATTGCGGTGACCCGAAGCTTTATGGAAATGCTTACAAAAAAAGATGAGGTAAGGGAACGTGTAGAAACTTTCGGGATGTACTGCTCTGAAAGATTGAGAAAACAGAATACCTGCTGTAAAGTAGTTACGGTTTTTGTCCAGACCAACAGGTTCCGAAAAGATCTCCCTGAATATAAGAAAGCTGTATCACAAGTTCTTCCTAACCCTACTAATTCTTCTATTGTGATTGGAAGAGCGGTTAATGAGCTCTTTGAAGCTGTTTATAAAGAAGGATTTCATTATAAAAAAGCAGGAGTGATGGTCAATGATTTTGTTCCTGAAAATGAAAGGTTAATCAGTTTATTTGAAGTGGATACTCAAAATCAGCATTTACCCGTAATGAAAGCGATGGATGAGCTGAATAAAAAATTCGGAAAAGATAAAGTACGCTTAGGAAGCATGAGCGGAAAAAATACTTTTGGCCGGGCAAAAATCTCTCCGGAATACGAAGCTTTCTTAAAAAATAATACACTTCCGGAAGCTAATTTTAGATTTCATTAG